In one window of Lacticaseibacillus casei DSM 20011 = JCM 1134 = ATCC 393 DNA:
- the metE gene encoding 5-methyltetrahydropteroyltriglutamate--homocysteine S-methyltransferase has product MTTTIIGYPRIGEHRELKFATQKYFKHQITAQELQEKAKALRQQHWETIQTTGIDQIPTGDFSFFDNTLDVANLLNIVPKRYLDLNLSPLDTYFAQARGYQGDAGDVKALAMKKWFNTNYHYLVPEFDRDTHIQVTDWQLFEQYQEAKDLGIAARPTLIGPYTLLKLSRFIDVAPDDFVTDLITAYSTIIQRLHTAGAEWIQLDEPALVYDQTDADLALFERLYTPILAQKNTAKILVQTYFGDLTDSFEQISELPFDGFGLDFVEGYANLDLLEKHGFPAHATLFAGIVNGKNIWRTHYADALATIKQLAAITDKLVLSTSTSLLHVPYTLRNETHLKPEEKQYLAFAEEKLNELHELDAIFHTGADHEAYQANVALFSKPRYEENKALNAKIAALTPEDYKRTPDRKTRLAIQAKEFNLPLLPTTTIGSFPQTAEVRRNRAKFRRHEITEAEYMAFNHQEEVDWIRFQEKIGLDVLVHGEFERNDMVEYFGENFGGFRFTDNGWVQSYGTRGVKPPIIWGDVVRTKPITVAETVFAQSQTDHLVKGMLTGPVTIYNWSFPREDLSQKTSVEQIALALEDEVLDLEKHGIKIIQIDEPALRENLPLRKKDWYPKYLDWAVPAFRLVASKVKPETQIHTHMCYSQFGDIIKAIDNLDADVISFEAARSDFSLLDILKATHFQTHVGPGVYDIHSPRIPSKDEIVHIIHEILKRLPADHVWINPDCGLKTRDVPETKASLINMVAAAKQVRKELTHENQPVL; this is encoded by the coding sequence ATGACAACAACCATCATCGGCTATCCACGAATTGGTGAACATCGTGAATTGAAGTTTGCCACTCAGAAGTATTTCAAGCACCAGATTACGGCACAGGAGCTGCAGGAAAAAGCCAAAGCATTGCGCCAGCAGCACTGGGAAACCATTCAAACGACGGGTATTGATCAGATTCCCACCGGCGATTTTTCATTCTTCGACAACACCTTGGATGTTGCCAACCTTTTGAATATTGTGCCAAAGCGGTATTTGGACTTGAACCTGTCGCCTCTCGATACCTATTTTGCCCAGGCGCGTGGCTATCAAGGCGATGCTGGTGATGTTAAGGCACTTGCCATGAAGAAATGGTTCAACACCAACTACCACTATCTGGTGCCCGAATTTGATCGTGACACGCACATTCAAGTGACGGACTGGCAGCTTTTCGAACAGTATCAAGAAGCCAAGGATTTGGGCATCGCGGCGCGGCCGACTTTAATCGGCCCGTACACGTTGTTGAAACTGTCGCGGTTCATTGATGTTGCTCCGGATGATTTCGTAACCGACTTAATCACCGCTTATAGCACGATCATTCAGCGACTTCATACAGCCGGCGCCGAGTGGATTCAGCTTGATGAACCAGCGCTGGTTTATGACCAGACCGATGCTGACTTAGCGTTGTTTGAACGGCTTTATACGCCGATTCTCGCGCAAAAGAACACCGCCAAAATTCTGGTGCAGACTTATTTCGGCGATTTAACCGATTCGTTTGAACAAATTTCCGAACTGCCATTTGATGGCTTCGGCCTGGATTTTGTGGAAGGCTATGCGAACCTCGATCTGTTGGAAAAGCACGGCTTCCCGGCGCATGCCACCTTGTTTGCCGGTATTGTCAACGGCAAGAATATCTGGCGGACGCACTATGCCGATGCTTTGGCAACCATTAAGCAGCTGGCAGCCATCACCGACAAACTTGTGTTGAGCACCTCCACATCGCTATTGCATGTCCCTTATACACTACGCAACGAGACGCATCTCAAACCCGAAGAAAAGCAATATCTGGCTTTCGCTGAAGAAAAATTAAATGAGTTGCACGAACTGGACGCTATTTTCCACACCGGCGCCGATCACGAAGCTTATCAGGCCAACGTCGCCTTATTCAGCAAGCCACGCTACGAGGAAAATAAAGCCTTAAACGCCAAAATTGCGGCCTTAACGCCGGAAGACTATAAGCGGACGCCTGATCGCAAAACCCGGCTGGCGATTCAGGCTAAGGAATTCAACCTGCCGCTACTGCCGACGACCACCATCGGCTCCTTCCCACAAACCGCAGAAGTTCGGCGCAATCGGGCTAAATTCCGCCGCCATGAAATTACGGAAGCCGAATATATGGCATTCAATCATCAAGAAGAAGTCGATTGGATCAGATTCCAGGAAAAAATTGGCTTAGACGTTCTGGTTCACGGCGAATTTGAACGCAACGACATGGTTGAATATTTTGGCGAAAACTTCGGTGGTTTCCGCTTCACCGACAACGGCTGGGTACAAAGTTACGGGACCCGCGGTGTAAAACCACCGATTATTTGGGGCGATGTGGTGCGTACCAAGCCGATTACAGTGGCGGAAACGGTTTTTGCCCAAAGTCAAACCGATCACCTCGTCAAAGGCATGCTCACCGGACCGGTCACCATCTACAACTGGTCGTTTCCACGTGAAGATTTGAGTCAAAAAACCAGCGTCGAGCAGATTGCATTGGCCTTGGAAGATGAAGTGCTGGATCTTGAAAAGCATGGCATCAAAATTATTCAAATCGACGAGCCAGCGTTGCGGGAAAATCTGCCGCTGCGTAAGAAAGATTGGTATCCTAAGTATCTGGACTGGGCAGTGCCGGCCTTCCGCCTCGTTGCCAGCAAAGTGAAACCGGAGACCCAGATCCACACCCATATGTGTTATTCGCAGTTCGGCGACATCATTAAGGCGATTGATAATCTTGATGCCGATGTGATTTCTTTTGAAGCTGCGCGGTCTGATTTCAGCCTCTTGGACATTCTCAAAGCCACTCATTTCCAGACCCATGTCGGCCCTGGTGTTTACGATATTCACTCGCCGCGCATCCCTTCCAAAGACGAAATTGTCCACATCATCCACGAAATTCTGAAACGGTTGCCGGCTGATCATGTTTGGATCAACCCTGATTGCGGACTTAAAACCCGCGACGTCCCGGAAACCAAGGCCAGCCTGATCAACATGGTTGCAGCAGCTAAACAAGTACGTAAGGAACTCACTCATGAAAATCAACCAGTGCTTTAA
- a CDS encoding ABC transporter ATP-binding protein, with product MKVLVPYIKKYRWDVVWSILAIFVVAFATLWQPHLLQVIMNAIMKNDKQTVWTNGLYLIGLAVIGIVGGIINTIYSARVALGVATDLRADEYAKIQSLAYADVEKFSPSNLVVRMTNDINQVQQIVMGFFQQVTRIPILFVGAVILAIVTLPELWWVIAVMMVLLLGVSLFSFSRMGKYFGRMQQLIEKVNTLARENLMGMRVVKSFVQGANQTKNFAESSDEMRNVSVKIGNLFALLMPAFFLIANLAIALSIWMIGQNITSHPSNLAAITSFINYLMQILFAIINGSFMLTFASRALVSLRRIHEVMDTKPSMTFVSGPHRDLDGGVEFNDVTFTYPGDEKPTIRDISFAVKPGEMIGIVGATGSGKTTLAQLIPRLFDPDTGIVKVGGHDVRAVTEADLRQTVGFVLQRSTLFSGTIAENLQQGNPDADLASMKWAARIAQSAEFIERLPHTYNAEVEERSSNFSGGQKQRLSITRGVIGQPKILILDDATSALDARSEKLVQEALAHELKNTTTIIIAEKISSIIKADRILVLDEGRLFGSGTHHELAQHNDVYREIYATQKALEEGV from the coding sequence ATGAAAGTTTTGGTTCCATACATTAAGAAATATCGCTGGGACGTGGTCTGGTCAATCCTGGCTATTTTTGTGGTAGCGTTCGCGACACTTTGGCAGCCGCATCTGCTTCAGGTGATCATGAATGCCATTATGAAAAATGACAAGCAGACCGTCTGGACCAATGGCCTGTATTTGATTGGGCTGGCGGTGATCGGGATTGTTGGCGGGATTATCAATACCATCTATTCGGCGCGGGTGGCACTGGGTGTTGCTACTGATTTGCGCGCAGATGAATATGCTAAAATCCAGAGTCTGGCTTATGCGGACGTTGAAAAATTTTCACCGTCAAATCTGGTTGTACGCATGACCAATGATATTAATCAGGTGCAACAGATTGTCATGGGCTTTTTCCAGCAAGTCACGCGTATCCCGATTCTGTTTGTCGGCGCCGTGATTCTTGCCATCGTGACCTTGCCGGAGTTGTGGTGGGTCATTGCGGTCATGATGGTGTTGCTGCTGGGTGTCAGTCTTTTTTCGTTTAGTCGTATGGGCAAATATTTTGGCCGGATGCAACAGCTGATTGAAAAAGTGAACACCTTGGCGCGTGAGAATTTAATGGGCATGCGGGTGGTAAAGTCGTTTGTTCAAGGCGCCAATCAGACAAAAAACTTTGCGGAATCAAGTGACGAGATGCGGAATGTCAGTGTCAAAATCGGTAATTTGTTTGCCTTGTTGATGCCGGCGTTTTTCCTGATTGCCAATTTAGCGATTGCCTTAAGTATCTGGATGATCGGCCAGAACATTACGAGCCATCCAAGTAACTTGGCGGCGATTACCAGTTTTATCAACTACTTGATGCAGATTCTGTTCGCGATTATTAACGGAAGCTTTATGCTGACATTCGCGTCGCGGGCGCTGGTTTCTTTACGGCGGATCCATGAAGTCATGGACACTAAGCCGAGCATGACCTTTGTGAGTGGCCCGCATCGGGATCTGGACGGTGGCGTTGAATTCAATGACGTGACATTTACCTATCCGGGGGATGAAAAGCCGACGATTCGCGATATCAGTTTTGCGGTTAAGCCAGGTGAAATGATTGGCATTGTCGGGGCGACCGGAAGTGGCAAGACCACATTGGCGCAACTGATTCCGCGGTTGTTTGACCCAGACACCGGGATCGTCAAGGTTGGTGGGCATGATGTCCGCGCTGTCACCGAAGCTGACTTGCGCCAGACAGTTGGCTTTGTCTTGCAACGGTCCACGCTTTTTTCCGGCACCATTGCCGAAAATCTGCAACAAGGCAATCCGGATGCTGATTTAGCGTCGATGAAGTGGGCAGCCCGAATCGCCCAGTCGGCAGAATTCATTGAGCGCTTGCCGCATACGTACAATGCAGAAGTGGAAGAGCGCTCCTCAAACTTTTCTGGCGGCCAAAAGCAGCGGCTTTCGATTACACGCGGAGTCATCGGGCAGCCGAAGATCCTGATTCTCGATGATGCCACCTCGGCGTTGGATGCCCGCTCGGAAAAATTGGTTCAAGAAGCCTTGGCGCATGAACTGAAAAACACGACGACCATTATCATCGCCGAAAAAATCAGTTCGATTATCAAGGCTGATCGCATTCTGGTACTTGATGAAGGTCGGTTGTTCGGTAGCGGCACACATCATGAATTGGCTCAGCATAATGATGTTTATCGCGAAATTTATGCAACCCAAAAGGCATTGGAAGAGGGGGTGTAG
- a CDS encoding ABC transporter ATP-binding protein, whose amino-acid sequence MKDLKNAGKFYAHYLRPYWLEFLITTILIAISTWAIVVAPTYMGRAIEELTVYVQQWANPATRAQASFTAFNHTLAIFVLLYLIDASSILISSLLLSKVSGYSTGTMRVGLFRKMQRMKVQYFDSHSDGDILSRFTSDLDNIFNAMNQALIEIFLSGAQFIGIIWMMFTQNATLAWITMASTPVAIGLAAFVMHQASVSVDRQQDDIGRLNGYINEQITGQKMLITNGLQQESVAGFQPYNNAVRKSNLRGQIWSGILNPLLLGLSFLNTAIVIFAGSWLALNGSLSQGAALALVVVFVNYAQQYYQPIVQLTSLFNMIQLAITGARRITEVREQPDEVDPKNGRTLDGLKHELVIDNVHFSYIPGKEILHGVTIHVEKGEMVALVGPTGSGKTTVMNLMNRFYDVDSGSITFDGVDVREFKLASLRQNVGIVLQNPQLFSGTIRDNIRFGDPEADQARVEAAAKQANIHDFIVSLPDGYDTLVSDEQSVFSAGQKQLMSIARTILTDPRLLILDEATSNVDTVTEAKIQAAMDNVIQGRTSFVIAHRLKTILNADKIVVLRDGRIIEEGNHEQLLAQNGFYAELYHNQMVFE is encoded by the coding sequence ATGAAAGACTTGAAAAATGCGGGTAAATTTTATGCCCATTATTTACGGCCTTATTGGCTAGAGTTTTTGATCACGACGATTTTGATCGCGATTTCTACATGGGCGATTGTTGTTGCACCGACGTATATGGGCCGCGCCATTGAGGAACTGACTGTCTACGTTCAGCAATGGGCGAACCCGGCAACGCGTGCGCAAGCCTCTTTTACGGCGTTTAACCACACCCTGGCAATTTTTGTGCTGTTGTATTTGATCGATGCCTCCAGTATTTTGATCTCGAGCCTGCTGCTGTCAAAAGTCAGCGGTTATTCGACTGGCACCATGCGAGTGGGCCTGTTCCGAAAAATGCAGCGCATGAAAGTCCAGTATTTTGACAGTCACAGTGACGGTGATATTCTGTCGCGGTTTACCAGTGATTTGGATAACATTTTCAATGCCATGAACCAGGCGCTGATCGAAATATTCTTAAGCGGTGCCCAGTTTATTGGGATTATCTGGATGATGTTCACCCAGAATGCCACGTTGGCGTGGATCACCATGGCCTCGACCCCGGTGGCGATTGGCTTGGCCGCGTTTGTGATGCACCAGGCAAGTGTGTCGGTTGATCGCCAGCAGGACGACATCGGCCGACTTAATGGTTACATCAACGAGCAAATTACCGGTCAGAAGATGTTGATTACCAATGGCTTGCAGCAGGAAAGTGTTGCCGGCTTCCAACCGTATAACAATGCGGTACGCAAATCTAACCTGCGTGGGCAGATTTGGAGCGGGATCTTAAACCCGTTGCTTTTGGGGTTGTCGTTTCTGAACACGGCGATTGTAATCTTTGCCGGTTCCTGGCTGGCGCTAAACGGCTCACTGAGTCAAGGCGCGGCTTTGGCCTTGGTGGTTGTGTTCGTTAACTATGCGCAGCAGTACTATCAGCCAATTGTGCAGCTGACCAGTCTGTTTAACATGATTCAGCTAGCCATTACCGGTGCCCGTCGGATTACCGAAGTGCGAGAACAGCCGGATGAAGTCGATCCGAAAAATGGTCGCACCCTCGATGGTTTGAAACACGAGCTCGTGATTGATAACGTGCATTTTAGCTATATTCCGGGTAAGGAGATTCTACACGGCGTTACGATCCATGTTGAAAAAGGCGAAATGGTGGCGCTGGTTGGCCCGACTGGCAGTGGGAAAACCACGGTTATGAACCTGATGAATCGTTTCTACGATGTTGATTCCGGCTCGATTACCTTTGACGGTGTTGATGTGCGTGAATTTAAACTCGCATCGCTGCGGCAAAATGTCGGCATTGTTCTGCAGAATCCGCAACTGTTTTCGGGAACCATTCGTGACAACATTCGCTTTGGCGACCCGGAGGCCGATCAAGCGCGGGTTGAAGCCGCCGCCAAACAGGCCAACATTCATGACTTTATTGTGAGTCTGCCGGATGGGTATGATACGTTGGTTTCGGATGAGCAAAGCGTCTTTTCAGCCGGCCAAAAACAGCTCATGTCGATCGCCCGGACTATCTTAACCGATCCGCGCTTACTGATTCTTGATGAGGCGACCAGTAACGTGGATACGGTCACTGAAGCCAAGATTCAAGCGGCGATGGACAATGTGATTCAAGGACGGACGAGCTTTGTTATCGCCCACCGGCTGAAAACGATTTTGAATGCCGACAAAATTGTCGTCCTTCGCGATGGCAGGATTATTGAAGAAGGCAATCATGAACAACTGCTGGCGCAAAATGGCTTTTATGCCGAGCTATACCATAACCAGATGGTCTTTGAATAG